A portion of the Cellulophaga algicola DSM 14237 genome contains these proteins:
- a CDS encoding superoxide dismutase family protein, translating into MKKLIFALTIAVISISYSCKETKKEVEETSDEIENSANEMTDDMEDTMDEKTMTISLEPKSDSKVKGEVTFTEKDGEVMMVATLAGLSEGEHAIHIHETADCSSADGKSAGGHWNPTFQQHGKWGDEAGYHRGDIGNFMADADGNAKVEFSTDEWCIDCDDDTKNIIGKGVIVHQGVDDFTSQPSGDAGARVSCAGIIQ; encoded by the coding sequence ATGAAAAAATTAATATTTGCTCTAACAATTGCTGTAATAAGTATTTCTTATAGCTGTAAAGAAACAAAGAAAGAAGTTGAAGAAACCTCTGATGAGATAGAAAACAGCGCAAATGAAATGACTGATGATATGGAGGATACTATGGATGAAAAAACCATGACCATTTCATTAGAGCCTAAAAGCGATTCTAAAGTAAAAGGTGAAGTTACTTTTACCGAAAAAGATGGTGAAGTCATGATGGTGGCTACATTAGCTGGATTATCTGAAGGAGAACATGCTATTCATATTCATGAAACGGCAGATTGTTCTTCTGCTGATGGAAAATCTGCAGGTGGCCATTGGAACCCAACATTCCAACAACATGGGAAATGGGGTGATGAAGCTGGATACCACAGGGGTGATATTGGAAACTTTATGGCAGATGCTGATGGCAATGCCAAGGTAGAATTTAGTACAGATGAATGGTGTATTGATTGTGATGATGATACAAAAAATATTATTGGCAAAGGAGTAATCGTTCACCAAGGAGTTGATGATTTTACCTCTCAACCTAGTGGAGATGCAGGTGCTCGTGTAAGTTGTGCCGGTATTATTCAATAA
- a CDS encoding RNA polymerase sigma factor, with amino-acid sequence MELEELVEKFRMKDAKAFEKLYGMYADNISGVINNIVKNNDIAQEICQDVFVKAWNNAESYNVSKGRFFTWMLNIARNAAIDEVRSKSHKNSKQNLSADFFVNILEDKNDLNTQVDTIGIKSLLTNLKEKCVQIIDLLYFKGYTQKEAAEELEIPVGTVKTRNRSCISQIRGNIAI; translated from the coding sequence ATGGAATTAGAAGAATTAGTAGAAAAGTTCCGAATGAAAGATGCAAAAGCGTTTGAAAAGCTGTATGGCATGTATGCTGACAACATAAGCGGAGTAATCAATAATATCGTAAAAAATAACGATATCGCACAAGAGATTTGTCAAGATGTATTTGTAAAAGCATGGAACAATGCAGAGAGCTACAATGTCTCTAAAGGGCGGTTCTTTACATGGATGTTGAATATTGCAAGAAATGCGGCTATCGATGAAGTGCGTTCTAAATCCCATAAAAACAGCAAACAAAACCTTTCTGCTGATTTTTTCGTAAATATTCTGGAAGACAAAAATGACCTTAATACTCAGGTAGATACTATTGGTATAAAAAGCTTATTAACGAACCTAAAAGAAAAATGTGTTCAGATAATAGACCTATTATATTTTAAAGGATATACTCAAAAGGAAGCAGCGGAAGAATTGGAAATACCGGTTGGAACGGTAAAAACAAGAAACAGAAGTTGTATTTCACAAATTAGGGGCAATATAGCAATATAG
- a CDS encoding DUF2490 domain-containing protein: protein MRRILCIISILITTTAINAQETGEDNWGAWYMYFGTNKVSDKLSIHTEAQFRYYETTSNFNQLLLRTGLNYHINPDAIATLGYGYITTDGSFDELPNEENSKEHRVFEQFILKNKVGEFLFEHRYRLEQRFLENSGETDTQHRARYRLQVTLPLTDIFFLNVYDEVFINLQDDAFGQNRLYGALGVNVTENLAVQAGYLKNHFSGANYDRIQVGVFYSPDLRKKK, encoded by the coding sequence ATGAGAAGAATTCTATGTATTATTTCGATTTTAATTACCACAACAGCTATCAATGCCCAAGAAACAGGGGAAGACAATTGGGGGGCATGGTATATGTATTTTGGAACCAACAAGGTAAGCGATAAATTGAGTATCCACACCGAAGCACAGTTTAGATATTATGAAACTACGAGTAACTTTAATCAACTATTACTGCGTACCGGATTAAATTACCACATCAACCCTGATGCTATAGCGACGCTGGGCTATGGTTATATTACTACAGATGGTTCTTTTGATGAGCTTCCCAATGAAGAAAATAGCAAAGAACATCGTGTTTTTGAACAATTTATTTTAAAGAATAAAGTAGGCGAATTTCTTTTTGAACACCGCTATAGATTAGAACAACGCTTTTTAGAAAATTCAGGAGAAACAGATACGCAACATAGAGCACGATATCGATTACAAGTGACCCTGCCCCTAACTGATATTTTCTTTTTGAATGTTTACGATGAAGTCTTTATCAATTTACAAGATGATGCCTTTGGTCAAAATAGACTATATGGAGCATTAGGCGTTAACGTAACAGAGAACTTAGCAGTACAAGCGGGTTATTTGAAAAATCATTTTTCTGGCGCCAATTATGACCGCATACAAGTAGGCGTATTTTACAGTCCTGATTTAAGAAAGAAAAAATAA
- a CDS encoding WD40/YVTN/BNR-like repeat-containing protein: protein MKKLLFLMMLFASFSTFAQDFTMDLIQDLKPRNIGPGGMSGRVTSIDAVHANPEIMYVGTASGGLWKSTSGGIKWEPIFDKEVTASVGAVAIQQSNPSVLWAGTGEGNPRNSLNGGYGIFKSLDGGKSWKSMGLEKTRHIHRIVIDPTNPNIVYVGAIGSPWGEHPERGVFKTTDGGITWSKILFTNNKSGIADLVMDPTNPNKLIAAMWEHKRDPWFFKSGGEGSGLYMTHDGGKNWKKLAEEDGLPAGELGRIGVAIAPGKPNIVYALIESKKNALYKSEDGGFKWKKINDKEDIGNRPFYYSEIYVDPQNENRIYSVFTYINVSEDGGKSFTQLMPAYGADNGVHPDHHAWWIHPKNGQFMMDGNDGGMNITKDGGKSWRFVGNIPVAQFYHINTDNEYPYNVYGGMQDNGSWRGPAYVWKAQGIRNSYWQEIAFGDGFDVVPDLEDSRFGYAMSQQGYVSRYDHETGNNYIVRPTPPEAKTELRFNWNSAIGQDPFDTSTVYFGSQFVHKSTDKGLTWSVISADLTTNDPEKQKQDESGGLTMDATGAENHCTILVIEPSPLEKDMLWIGTDDGRVHITQNGGSSWTDVTANIKGLPKGSWIPQIKASNKNKGEALLIANDYRRFNYTPYAYRTKNYGKTWERIVDATDAQSYTLSIVEDIINPNLLFLGTDDGLYISLNAGSKWQKWTEGFPTVSTKDLVIHPREHDLVIGTFGRAAWVLDDIRPLRALAADATLLQKDAQLFTPPTAYQAAYQQASGSRFGADAMFNGENRKSGAMITYYLKEGKKKAAEKKEIKGEDDDVDDVDKEDDENSEDSAEKKEELTGVQKKDSVQFDIYDGTRLIRTLKYKTPEKAGFHRIYWSMDEKGPDRPSRKISKRKNEAGGTDVTPGSYTIKMSFGTVTNETTIEVKSDPRIETSTASIKEVYTHSKTIESFMQTAADAVKQLVESKNTASKYQKELKELDKDTYEAELKASKEIIKKIEEVMALYIGKEDKRQGITRNPEMTVMERIGNARGYVGSRKTGITTTETNLMAFAKEDLLSALEKTNTFFNNDWKSYKTKMEQVKNSPFKAIKELTIN from the coding sequence ATGAAAAAACTACTTTTTCTGATGATGCTATTCGCGTCATTTTCAACTTTCGCACAAGATTTTACCATGGATCTGATTCAAGATCTAAAACCAAGAAATATAGGACCTGGAGGCATGAGTGGGCGTGTTACGTCTATTGATGCGGTACACGCTAATCCTGAGATTATGTATGTAGGTACTGCTTCTGGCGGTCTCTGGAAATCTACTTCTGGAGGCATCAAATGGGAACCTATTTTTGATAAAGAGGTGACCGCGTCTGTTGGTGCCGTTGCTATTCAACAAAGTAATCCATCCGTTTTATGGGCGGGTACCGGAGAAGGTAATCCTAGAAATAGCTTAAATGGTGGCTACGGTATTTTTAAATCTCTAGATGGCGGAAAAAGCTGGAAATCTATGGGGCTAGAAAAAACTAGACATATTCACAGAATTGTAATAGATCCTACCAACCCTAATATCGTTTATGTAGGTGCTATTGGTTCTCCTTGGGGAGAACACCCAGAACGTGGTGTTTTTAAAACTACCGATGGCGGAATTACGTGGTCCAAAATATTATTTACCAATAACAAATCTGGTATTGCAGATTTGGTGATGGATCCTACCAACCCAAATAAATTAATTGCTGCCATGTGGGAACACAAAAGAGATCCTTGGTTTTTTAAATCTGGTGGTGAAGGCAGTGGTTTGTATATGACTCATGATGGTGGTAAAAACTGGAAAAAATTAGCCGAAGAAGATGGTTTACCTGCTGGCGAACTTGGAAGAATTGGAGTGGCTATTGCACCCGGTAAGCCAAATATTGTGTATGCCCTAATCGAATCAAAAAAGAACGCCCTCTACAAATCTGAAGATGGTGGTTTCAAATGGAAAAAAATAAACGATAAAGAAGATATTGGCAACCGCCCATTTTACTACTCTGAAATTTATGTAGACCCTCAAAATGAAAACAGAATCTATTCTGTATTTACGTATATCAATGTATCTGAAGATGGAGGAAAAAGCTTTACACAGTTAATGCCTGCTTATGGTGCAGATAATGGCGTTCACCCTGATCATCATGCCTGGTGGATTCATCCTAAAAACGGACAATTTATGATGGATGGTAATGATGGCGGAATGAACATTACCAAAGATGGTGGAAAATCATGGCGTTTTGTAGGGAATATTCCTGTAGCACAATTCTACCATATCAATACAGATAATGAATATCCGTACAACGTATATGGAGGAATGCAAGACAATGGCTCTTGGAGAGGTCCTGCTTATGTATGGAAAGCACAAGGTATCCGTAACAGCTACTGGCAAGAGATTGCTTTTGGCGATGGTTTTGATGTGGTACCAGATTTAGAAGATTCTCGCTTTGGTTATGCAATGAGTCAGCAAGGTTATGTATCGCGCTATGATCATGAAACAGGCAACAATTACATCGTTCGTCCTACTCCTCCAGAGGCTAAAACCGAGTTACGTTTTAATTGGAATTCTGCTATTGGTCAGGACCCTTTTGATACCAGTACGGTCTATTTTGGAAGTCAGTTTGTACATAAAAGCACCGACAAAGGCTTAACCTGGAGTGTTATTTCAGCGGACTTAACCACCAACGATCCTGAGAAACAAAAACAAGATGAGAGTGGCGGATTAACGATGGATGCCACGGGGGCAGAAAACCACTGTACCATTTTAGTTATTGAACCATCCCCGCTTGAAAAAGATATGTTATGGATTGGAACTGATGATGGTCGGGTGCATATTACTCAAAACGGAGGTTCTTCTTGGACCGATGTTACTGCCAATATAAAAGGCTTACCAAAAGGAAGTTGGATTCCCCAAATAAAAGCATCGAACAAAAATAAAGGAGAAGCACTCTTAATAGCGAATGATTACCGCAGGTTCAACTACACTCCTTATGCTTATCGCACTAAAAACTACGGAAAAACATGGGAACGTATTGTAGATGCTACCGATGCTCAAAGCTATACGCTTTCTATTGTAGAAGACATCATAAACCCTAACCTACTATTTTTAGGAACCGATGATGGTCTTTATATTTCCTTAAATGCAGGGTCAAAATGGCAAAAATGGACGGAAGGTTTCCCTACGGTTTCTACAAAAGATTTAGTGATACACCCAAGAGAACATGATTTGGTGATTGGTACCTTTGGTCGTGCCGCATGGGTATTAGATGATATTCGCCCTTTAAGAGCCTTAGCAGCAGATGCTACGCTACTCCAGAAAGACGCGCAATTATTTACGCCACCCACAGCATACCAAGCAGCATACCAACAAGCTAGTGGTAGCAGATTTGGAGCTGATGCAATGTTTAACGGTGAAAACAGAAAATCTGGGGCTATGATTACCTACTATCTAAAAGAAGGAAAGAAAAAAGCCGCTGAAAAAAAAGAGATTAAAGGTGAAGATGATGATGTTGATGATGTCGACAAAGAGGACGATGAAAATTCTGAAGATTCTGCTGAAAAGAAAGAAGAACTTACAGGAGTACAAAAGAAAGATTCTGTACAGTTTGATATTTATGACGGTACCCGATTAATTAGAACCTTAAAATATAAAACACCAGAAAAAGCAGGGTTCCACCGTATCTATTGGAGCATGGATGAAAAAGGTCCGGACAGACCTTCTAGAAAAATTAGCAAGCGTAAAAACGAAGCTGGTGGTACTGATGTTACCCCTGGCTCCTATACAATTAAAATGTCTTTTGGTACAGTAACTAATGAAACTACGATTGAAGTAAAATCTGACCCTAGAATAGAAACTTCTACAGCATCTATTAAGGAAGTATATACCCACTCTAAAACTATAGAGTCCTTTATGCAAACGGCTGCAGATGCTGTTAAACAATTGGTAGAAAGTAAAAATACCGCTAGTAAATATCAGAAAGAATTAAAAGAATTGGACAAAGATACATACGAAGCAGAACTTAAAGCATCTAAAGAAATCATCAAGAAAATAGAGGAGGTAATGGCGTTGTATATCGGAAAAGAAGACAAACGACAAGGTATTACCCGAAATCCTGAAATGACGGTGATGGAACGAATCGGTAATGCAAGAGGCTATGTTGGAAGCAGAAAAACGGGGATTACGACCACAGAAACTAATTTGATGGCTTTTGCAAAAGAAGATTTACTATCGGCCTTAGAAAAGACGAATACATTTTTCAATAACGATTGGAAAAGCTATAAAACAAAGATGGAGCAAGTAAAAAACTCTCCATTTAAAGCGATTAAAGAACTTACTATTAATTAA